One genomic segment of Catalinimonas alkaloidigena includes these proteins:
- a CDS encoding TonB-dependent receptor domain-containing protein yields the protein MKNIANLLILFTGLIAISGLASAQTPQTVAGGKAQSNLPQGDGKISGIILDKESQSPIPYATVALIKPDLDQPIDGTIADEKGKFQLKNIAAGIYKLSISFIGYEAIEISSVEISGNEKQVELGDLFLTSETKQLDEVVVLGQRDLIEEKVDRTVYNAEHDQTTKGGDATDVLKRVPMLSVDLDGNVYLRGSQNIKVLIDNKPSTITATNVGDALKQIPADQIKSVEVITSPSARYDAEGTGGIINIVTKKNKLQGGTLSVDSSVGNRGSNLGLNGSYRKGKVGLSLGGFGRTGYNILGSFENNQLTTDSDGNEILTTQQADTRNNMLFGRYTLGLDYDINEKNWVSASVQLGAFNFYSRQDALLTQTFQNDALLSSSLRDVNMTNLSENMDVSLTYVHSYEKPQQEFILMGLYSRNNRTNDFVNDIINQNDESAIDRFKNENQSFNQEITLQADYQMPIGDKQMLEFGGKEIMRTVSSDYQFYISDEEGNYEAVENDDLSNVFNYDQNVMAGYVSYTLNLDKYSIKPGLRYEYTTIQANFQDEQEVEIPSYGILVPSVNLSRKLENGDMVKAAYNRRIQRPSLQFLNPNLQASNPLNITQGNPDLEPEYTNNYELSYSTFLKGTSLNISTFMRNTSGSIQPIRSLIGQDTVLTTYENIGSEDAYGMSVFANVNISNKFSLNGGTDLYYAVLDNNVNNPLYQAENEGWVLSGRLFGNYNINDSWGLQFFGFYRGKQVQLQGYQTGFGIYSLSIKKDFNDKKGSIGFGAENFFTNEFKMITEVNSPIISQSSTNSMRNMGFKINFSYRIGKLNADPKSKRRKSIQNNDLKEGGSNQMNITQ from the coding sequence ATGAAAAACATAGCAAACTTACTTATACTATTTACCGGTTTAATCGCCATTTCCGGACTAGCTTCAGCACAGACTCCACAAACTGTGGCCGGAGGCAAAGCCCAGTCTAACCTACCCCAGGGAGATGGAAAAATAAGCGGTATCATCCTGGACAAAGAAAGCCAGTCACCCATACCCTATGCGACAGTAGCACTCATCAAGCCGGACCTTGACCAACCAATAGATGGTACCATTGCTGATGAAAAGGGTAAGTTTCAACTTAAAAATATAGCGGCAGGTATTTATAAACTGAGCATCAGTTTTATCGGATATGAGGCTATTGAAATAAGCTCAGTTGAAATCAGCGGAAATGAAAAGCAAGTTGAACTAGGCGATCTTTTCCTTACTTCAGAAACCAAACAGCTGGATGAAGTTGTGGTGTTGGGGCAGCGTGACCTTATTGAAGAGAAGGTTGATAGAACAGTATATAATGCAGAACATGATCAGACTACCAAAGGAGGAGATGCTACCGATGTACTCAAGCGGGTACCTATGCTATCGGTTGACCTGGACGGTAATGTATATCTGAGAGGTAGCCAGAACATCAAAGTCCTGATTGACAATAAGCCATCCACCATTACGGCAACCAATGTGGGAGATGCCCTAAAACAAATTCCTGCTGACCAGATCAAATCCGTTGAGGTGATCACTTCTCCTTCCGCCCGCTACGATGCTGAAGGTACCGGGGGAATCATCAATATTGTTACCAAAAAGAACAAATTGCAGGGGGGGACGCTAAGTGTTGATAGCAGCGTAGGTAACCGTGGGTCTAACCTGGGGCTGAATGGAAGTTATCGCAAAGGGAAAGTAGGGCTTTCGCTGGGCGGATTCGGACGAACCGGATACAATATCCTGGGCAGTTTTGAGAATAACCAATTGACTACTGATAGTGATGGCAATGAGATCTTAACTACGCAGCAGGCCGATACGCGTAACAATATGCTTTTTGGTCGCTATACCCTGGGTCTGGACTATGACATCAATGAGAAAAACTGGGTTTCAGCTTCTGTGCAGCTGGGTGCTTTCAACTTTTATTCCAGGCAGGATGCACTGCTAACTCAGACCTTCCAGAATGATGCATTGCTAAGCAGCAGCCTTAGAGATGTAAATATGACCAATTTGTCGGAGAATATGGATGTAAGCCTGACTTATGTTCATTCCTATGAGAAGCCTCAGCAGGAGTTCATACTGATGGGCCTTTACAGCCGGAATAACCGTACTAACGATTTTGTGAACGACATCATCAACCAAAATGATGAGAGCGCGATTGATCGTTTTAAAAATGAGAACCAGAGCTTCAATCAGGAGATTACTTTACAGGCAGACTATCAAATGCCAATTGGCGATAAGCAGATGCTTGAGTTTGGTGGAAAGGAGATCATGCGGACAGTGTCCAGCGATTACCAGTTTTACATTAGTGATGAAGAGGGCAACTACGAGGCTGTGGAAAATGATGATTTGAGCAATGTCTTTAATTATGATCAGAATGTGATGGCAGGCTATGTATCTTATACGCTTAATCTGGATAAGTACAGCATCAAACCGGGCCTAAGATACGAGTACACCACCATTCAGGCGAATTTTCAGGATGAGCAGGAGGTGGAAATTCCTTCCTATGGTATATTAGTCCCCAGTGTAAACCTGTCCAGAAAACTTGAGAACGGTGACATGGTCAAAGCCGCTTATAACCGTCGTATCCAGCGTCCTTCTTTACAATTTCTCAACCCTAATTTACAAGCCTCAAACCCCCTGAATATTACGCAGGGAAATCCTGATCTGGAGCCGGAGTATACCAACAATTATGAGCTGTCTTACAGTACTTTCCTCAAGGGAACTTCACTCAATATCTCCACTTTTATGCGGAACACCAGTGGATCTATCCAGCCGATACGTAGCCTGATAGGTCAGGATACGGTGCTCACCACTTATGAGAATATAGGAAGTGAAGATGCATATGGCATGAGCGTCTTTGCCAATGTGAATATATCCAATAAGTTTTCACTCAACGGTGGCACTGACCTATACTATGCGGTTTTGGACAACAATGTGAATAATCCACTTTATCAGGCAGAAAATGAAGGCTGGGTACTTAGCGGAAGGTTGTTCGGAAACTACAATATCAACGATAGCTGGGGCTTGCAGTTTTTCGGATTTTATAGGGGTAAGCAGGTGCAATTGCAAGGTTACCAGACCGGATTCGGCATCTATAGCCTTAGCATTAAGAAAGATTTTAACGACAAAAAGGGTAGCATCGGCTTCGGTGCTGAGAATTTCTTCACCAATGAATTTAAAATGATTACCGAAGTAAACTCTCCAATCATCAGTCAGAGTAGCACCAACAGTATGCGCAATATGGGCTTCAAGATTAACTTCAGCTATCGTATCGGCAAGCTTAATGCGGATCCAAAGTCAAAACGCAGAAAATCTATTCAAAATAACGACCTGAAAGAAGGCGGAAGTAATCAGATGAATATTACTCAATAG
- a CDS encoding sensor histidine kinase produces the protein MAPFSVHLSFRSPFIQALVWVVMGLFFLLFQPMAWQASLQIILPVEFWIKQAILFCFLVGIFYLNSELLVPKLLFHNKIGLFILMVLAAVFVLMPVMKTIEGWLNLPELMHRAFHPESDEPARKGSLWFDFFLLLLSMFVLGVSTSVKVIQKWQEDVQLRQSLEQQKISSELSFLKAQINPHFFFNTLNNIYALTLSDLTTARQALHNLSRMMRYVLYETRKDVTFLSQEISFLQDYIKLMQLRLTDKVKVTFKYPSSLHDKSIAPMMFLPYVENAFKHGVSTQSSSCIFINIEQEGNCIHLEVKNSIFNNKSMILEESNGIGLANTKRRLDLLYPGRYALQVNENAPKNTFQVELKIQLS, from the coding sequence ATGGCACCATTCTCTGTACATCTTTCATTTCGTTCTCCATTCATACAGGCTTTGGTGTGGGTAGTGATGGGATTGTTTTTTCTCTTATTTCAGCCTATGGCCTGGCAGGCCTCTCTTCAGATTATCCTGCCAGTTGAGTTCTGGATCAAGCAGGCTATTCTCTTTTGCTTCCTGGTAGGTATTTTTTATCTGAACTCCGAGCTATTGGTTCCTAAGCTGTTGTTTCACAACAAAATTGGTTTGTTTATTCTGATGGTTTTAGCGGCAGTTTTCGTGCTGATGCCTGTCATGAAAACGATAGAAGGCTGGCTCAATCTGCCAGAGCTTATGCATAGAGCTTTCCATCCAGAGAGTGATGAACCCGCCCGGAAAGGAAGCCTCTGGTTTGATTTTTTTTTACTGTTGCTCTCTATGTTCGTTTTAGGGGTCAGTACCAGCGTGAAAGTCATACAGAAGTGGCAGGAAGATGTACAATTGCGCCAAAGCCTGGAACAGCAAAAGATCAGCTCTGAACTTTCATTCCTGAAAGCCCAGATCAATCCACACTTTTTCTTCAATACTTTGAATAATATCTATGCCCTCACTTTATCTGATTTAACTACGGCACGCCAGGCTTTGCATAACTTATCCCGCATGATGCGTTATGTACTCTACGAAACCCGCAAGGATGTTACTTTTCTGAGCCAGGAAATTTCATTTCTACAGGATTACATCAAGCTGATGCAACTCAGGCTTACTGATAAGGTCAAGGTAACTTTTAAGTACCCTTCTTCTTTGCATGATAAAAGTATTGCCCCTATGATGTTTTTACCTTATGTAGAAAATGCGTTCAAACATGGTGTCAGTACCCAATCTTCCTCCTGTATTTTTATTAATATAGAACAGGAAGGAAACTGCATACATTTAGAAGTAAAGAATTCTATTTTCAACAATAAGAGTATGATTCTTGAAGAAAGTAATGGCATAGGCTTAGCCAACACTAAAAGACGATTGGACCTATTGTATCCCGGCAGATATGCTCTTCAGGTCAATGAAAATGCTCCGAAAAATACTTTTCAGGTAGAACTAAAAATTCAGTTATCATGA
- a CDS encoding LytR/AlgR family response regulator transcription factor yields the protein MNLKCIAVDDEPHALNMVCTYIEQTPFLELTGRFSSAVEALKILHEQTVDLIFLDIQMPDLSGIELARVLDRGGRMKGPRIIFTTAYDQFALEGYKVDALDYLLKPFSYEEFLRAVSKAQAYAEFAQPKGNPGRSAEPEADYLFLKVEYQLVKINFNDILYIQGLKDYVKVYLYSSNKPLLSLISMKALEDKLPANRFRRIHRSYIISLEKINAVTKSSVQIGKESIPVSNQYKEDFAKLIERWIS from the coding sequence ATAAACCTGAAGTGCATAGCCGTAGATGATGAGCCTCACGCGCTCAATATGGTGTGTACCTATATTGAACAAACTCCTTTCCTTGAGCTTACAGGACGCTTTTCTAGTGCGGTAGAAGCATTGAAGATATTACACGAACAAACTGTAGATCTTATTTTCCTGGATATACAAATGCCTGACCTGAGTGGTATTGAGCTTGCCAGGGTACTGGACAGAGGGGGAAGGATGAAAGGCCCGCGCATCATCTTCACCACGGCTTATGACCAGTTTGCCCTGGAAGGTTATAAGGTAGATGCGCTTGATTACCTTTTAAAACCATTCAGCTATGAGGAATTTTTACGTGCGGTAAGCAAGGCCCAGGCGTATGCCGAATTCGCTCAGCCTAAGGGTAATCCCGGCAGAAGCGCTGAGCCTGAAGCAGATTACCTCTTCTTAAAGGTAGAATACCAACTGGTGAAGATAAACTTTAATGACATCCTTTACATACAGGGACTAAAAGATTATGTAAAGGTATATCTGTACAGTAGCAACAAACCTCTGCTAAGCCTGATCAGTATGAAAGCCCTGGAAGATAAACTGCCTGCAAATCGATTTAGGCGTATTCATCGATCTTACATCATCTCCTTAGAAAAGATCAATGCGGTAACCAAAAGCAGCGTGCAGATAGGGAAAGAAAGCATCCCAGTGAGCAATCAATATAAAGAAGACTTCGCAAAGCTGATAGAACGCTGGATAAGTTAA
- a CDS encoding GNAT family N-acetyltransferase, producing the protein MDKADVQLVKVERHHLDELRQLSLTTFLDAFADANSEEDMRIYLNHAFSKTQLSEELQDTNTHFYFLSFEGELVGYFKIKFGLPKVLPEVGTALEICRLYIHQDYQGQQLGQWMLDNIIQIARDHRLDFVWLGVWSQNPGAIRLYERKGFNKVGAYTFMLGNDAQTDFIMKKELG; encoded by the coding sequence ATGGACAAGGCTGATGTACAATTGGTCAAAGTAGAACGCCATCATTTGGATGAACTTCGGCAACTAAGCCTGACTACTTTTCTGGACGCTTTTGCCGACGCCAATTCTGAAGAGGACATGAGAATATACCTTAATCATGCATTTAGTAAAACACAACTTTCAGAAGAACTTCAGGATACAAACACACATTTTTACTTTCTAAGTTTTGAGGGAGAACTCGTAGGCTACTTTAAAATAAAATTTGGTTTGCCTAAGGTACTTCCTGAAGTGGGTACAGCGCTGGAGATTTGCAGACTTTATATTCACCAGGACTATCAGGGGCAGCAGTTGGGACAATGGATGCTGGATAACATCATACAAATCGCCAGAGATCATCGACTGGACTTTGTATGGCTGGGCGTATGGAGCCAAAATCCGGGTGCCATACGCCTGTATGAAAGAAAGGGTTTTAATAAAGTTGGCGCTTATACTTTTATGCTGGGCAATGATGCCCAAACTGACTTTATCATGAAAAAGGAGCTTGGCTAA
- a CDS encoding SRPBCC family protein has protein sequence MKREVNPKAPVIERKEIEIKAPVESVWKVLTDIKRWPEWQENVKSAKLKGKGEVAEGREFVWKAGGLSFHSQLHTVEPQQAFGRTGKIMGAFAIHNWTLSEKKDNTIVTVEESLEGFFPSLMKKSFQKNLSAGMEKSLKELKQASEGSTNKSNS, from the coding sequence ATGAAAAGAGAAGTCAACCCGAAGGCACCAGTCATTGAGCGAAAAGAGATTGAAATCAAAGCTCCGGTAGAATCAGTTTGGAAAGTGCTCACTGACATCAAGCGTTGGCCGGAATGGCAGGAAAATGTCAAATCAGCCAAGCTAAAAGGAAAAGGAGAAGTAGCTGAAGGAAGGGAGTTTGTCTGGAAAGCCGGAGGCCTCAGCTTTCATTCACAATTGCATACAGTTGAGCCTCAGCAGGCATTTGGGAGGACAGGTAAAATCATGGGCGCTTTTGCCATTCACAACTGGACATTATCTGAAAAAAAAGATAACACTATCGTCACTGTGGAGGAAAGCCTGGAAGGCTTTTTTCCATCTTTGATGAAAAAATCATTTCAGAAAAACCTAAGTGCGGGCATGGAGAAAAGTCTGAAAGAACTAAAGCAGGCAAGCGAAGGGAGTACCAATAAAAGTAATTCCTGA
- a CDS encoding 1,4-dihydroxy-2-naphthoyl-CoA synthase yields the protein MSQDKWKTVKEYEDITYRKADGVARIAFNRPNVRNAFRPKTVAELFEAFLDAREDTAIGVVLFSAEGPSTKDGVYSFCSGGDQNARGHQGYVDDEGMPRLNILEVQRLIRFMPKVVIAVVPGWAVGGGHSLHVVCDLTLASKEHAIFKQTDADVTSFDGGYGSAYLAKMVGQKRAREIFFLGRNYSAQEAYDMGMVNAVVPHDELEDTAYQWAQEILEKSPTSIKMLKFAFNLTDDGMVGQQVFAGEATRLAYMTDEAKEGRNAFLEKRKPNFKDIKWIP from the coding sequence ATGAGTCAAGATAAGTGGAAAACTGTCAAGGAGTACGAAGATATCACCTACCGTAAAGCGGATGGGGTGGCCCGCATCGCTTTTAACCGTCCTAATGTTCGCAATGCCTTTCGCCCTAAAACGGTTGCTGAGCTGTTTGAAGCCTTTTTAGATGCCCGTGAAGACACAGCTATCGGCGTAGTTTTGTTTTCAGCCGAAGGGCCTTCTACCAAAGATGGTGTATATTCTTTCTGTAGTGGCGGGGATCAGAATGCGCGTGGCCATCAGGGCTATGTGGATGATGAAGGGATGCCCCGCCTCAATATTCTGGAAGTACAGCGGCTGATTCGCTTCATGCCCAAAGTAGTGATTGCTGTAGTGCCTGGATGGGCGGTAGGAGGAGGGCATAGCCTGCATGTTGTTTGTGATCTTACGCTGGCCAGTAAGGAGCATGCGATCTTTAAGCAGACCGATGCCGATGTGACCAGTTTTGACGGTGGATATGGCTCAGCTTACCTGGCGAAGATGGTAGGGCAAAAGCGTGCTCGAGAGATCTTTTTTCTGGGGAGAAACTATTCAGCGCAGGAAGCCTACGATATGGGAATGGTCAATGCTGTGGTTCCTCATGACGAACTGGAAGATACGGCTTACCAGTGGGCACAGGAAATTCTGGAAAAGTCACCTACCTCTATCAAGATGCTCAAGTTTGCCTTCAACCTCACCGATGATGGCATGGTAGGGCAGCAGGTATTTGCCGGAGAGGCTACCCGCCTGGCTTATATGACAGACGAAGCCAAAGAGGGGAGGAACGCTTTTCTGGAGAAAAGAAAGCCTAACTTCAAAGATATCAAATGGATTCCCTAG
- a CDS encoding GNAT family N-acetyltransferase, with product METIIRNAHPTDLPSILKIVNQAILHTTAVYDYDPHTLKEQQLWFQKKQDSQMPVIVAEQEGEVVGFGSYGIFRSWAAYQYSVEHSIYVTEDMRAKGVGKQLMHKLIELAEKQRFHTIIAGISADNQASLAFHQKFGFVEVGRFREVGYKFNRWLDLVFMQLFLSH from the coding sequence ATGGAAACTATCATCAGAAATGCCCACCCCACAGATTTGCCCTCAATTCTGAAAATCGTTAACCAGGCCATTCTTCATACCACAGCGGTGTATGACTATGATCCGCACACGCTGAAAGAACAACAGTTATGGTTTCAAAAGAAGCAGGATTCTCAGATGCCGGTCATCGTGGCCGAACAGGAAGGTGAGGTTGTGGGATTTGGAAGTTATGGCATCTTTCGTTCCTGGGCAGCTTATCAGTACAGTGTCGAACATAGCATTTATGTGACTGAAGATATGAGAGCTAAGGGGGTAGGCAAACAATTGATGCACAAACTGATTGAACTGGCAGAAAAGCAGCGTTTTCATACCATCATAGCAGGCATAAGTGCTGATAACCAGGCTAGCCTTGCTTTTCATCAGAAATTTGGTTTTGTGGAAGTAGGAAGGTTCAGAGAAGTAGGCTATAAATTTAACCGCTGGCTGGACCTGGTCTTTATGCAGTTGTTTCTATCGCATTAG
- a CDS encoding Nramp family divalent metal transporter produces MSQLKRIVKSLLPGIFLFGYTIGTGSVTSMAKAGADYGMTLLWTVFLSCLITFLLIHLYGKFTLVSGETALAAFKKHIHPMVGIFFILTLTAHVSGSVIGVMGIVSNVCFEWSKMYVPGGIAPVYFALFFIGLVYFIFLLGKTGLFEKVLAFIVAIMAISFLMNFFLLRPPLVEIASGMIPKIPDTGPDESAFLVIASMVGTTVFSGLFILRTTLVKEAGWTMAELKTQRKDALFSGFMMFVVSAAIMAAAAGTLHAQALPLLNVSEMIKILEPTAGSFAVAVFTLGIIAAGVSSQFPNTALLPWLLDDYYQRKPDMKRANYRGIVLLISLLGLIVPVFDAPPIAVMITSQAFGALVLPVTVACIIILGNKASLMKDHVFSTALNIVLIAILIFAVIMSYMSYQGIFATLQAL; encoded by the coding sequence ATGTCTCAACTCAAAAGAATTGTAAAATCACTTTTACCAGGCATTTTTTTATTTGGTTATACCATAGGTACCGGAAGTGTGACTTCAATGGCGAAAGCAGGGGCAGATTATGGGATGACCCTGCTATGGACAGTATTCCTGTCCTGCCTCATTACCTTCCTCCTCATCCATTTGTATGGCAAATTTACTTTGGTGAGTGGAGAGACAGCCCTGGCCGCTTTTAAGAAACATATCCATCCGATGGTAGGTATTTTCTTTATTCTTACCCTTACAGCTCATGTGTCCGGTAGTGTAATTGGCGTAATGGGCATAGTCTCCAATGTATGTTTTGAGTGGTCCAAAATGTATGTTCCAGGAGGTATAGCTCCCGTGTATTTTGCTTTATTTTTCATAGGCTTGGTATATTTTATTTTTCTTCTGGGAAAGACTGGTTTATTTGAAAAGGTGCTGGCTTTTATTGTAGCCATTATGGCTATCAGTTTTTTGATGAACTTCTTTCTGCTGAGACCTCCGCTGGTAGAAATAGCAAGTGGAATGATTCCCAAAATCCCAGACACAGGCCCAGACGAAAGTGCTTTTCTGGTCATTGCGTCTATGGTAGGCACTACGGTCTTTTCTGGTTTGTTCATTTTGAGAACTACACTGGTTAAGGAGGCGGGCTGGACGATGGCTGAATTAAAAACGCAACGAAAAGATGCGCTCTTCTCTGGCTTTATGATGTTTGTAGTAAGTGCCGCGATCATGGCTGCAGCGGCAGGAACATTACACGCTCAGGCATTGCCCCTGCTCAATGTATCTGAGATGATCAAAATACTTGAACCCACAGCCGGTAGCTTTGCGGTGGCTGTATTTACGCTGGGAATCATCGCTGCCGGCGTTTCATCTCAATTTCCAAATACAGCATTATTACCCTGGCTTTTGGATGACTATTATCAAAGAAAGCCTGACATGAAAAGGGCGAATTACAGGGGCATTGTACTGCTTATTTCTTTGCTAGGTTTAATTGTGCCGGTATTTGATGCTCCTCCCATTGCAGTCATGATCACCTCTCAGGCATTCGGAGCGCTGGTGCTACCGGTCACCGTAGCCTGTATCATTATTCTAGGAAATAAAGCTTCGCTCATGAAGGACCATGTATTTTCTACTGCGCTGAATATCGTACTGATAGCCATATTGATTTTTGCTGTCATCATGAGTTATATGAGCTATCAGGGTATATTTGCTACCTTACAAGCCTTGTGA
- a CDS encoding cysteine hydrolase family protein: MTPKGQPALLLIDIQKGMDDIAYWGGHRNNPEAEKNAARLLQFWREHALPVFHVRHNSTNPESRLAKGKPGNEIKDIVRPLESETVIEKSVNSAFIGTELQPRLDKLSIKKLVITGLTTNHCVSTTTRMAGNLGYETYLVSDATATFDRLGMDGKKYSAEIMHATELASLEGEFARVLTTEQLLQLLK, translated from the coding sequence ATGACACCAAAAGGTCAGCCCGCCCTGCTGCTGATTGACATCCAAAAAGGTATGGATGACATCGCATACTGGGGAGGGCACAGGAACAATCCTGAAGCAGAAAAAAATGCCGCGAGGCTACTGCAGTTCTGGCGTGAACATGCACTGCCAGTTTTTCATGTCAGGCACAATTCTACCAATCCTGAATCCAGACTGGCGAAAGGAAAGCCTGGTAATGAGATCAAAGACATTGTCAGACCGCTGGAAAGTGAAACGGTAATTGAAAAGAGTGTAAACAGTGCTTTTATCGGAACAGAGCTGCAGCCGCGACTGGATAAATTAAGCATAAAAAAGCTGGTCATTACCGGGCTTACTACCAACCACTGTGTTTCTACTACTACCCGCATGGCAGGTAATCTCGGCTACGAAACTTATCTGGTTTCTGATGCTACCGCTACCTTTGACAGGTTAGGGATGGATGGAAAGAAATATTCAGCGGAAATCATGCATGCGACTGAACTGGCCAGCCTGGAAGGGGAGTTCGCACGTGTGCTAACAACTGAGCAGCTTTTACAATTACTTAAATGA